A genomic window from Algoriphagus sp. Y33 includes:
- a CDS encoding Gfo/Idh/MocA family protein translates to MSQTIKAAIVGTGFIGPAHLEALRRIPNIEVTGLVEVNQEVADAKATELGIPNAYTFENMLKDDSIDVVHICTPNFLHFPQAKACLLAGKHVVCEKPLSVTVEEAEELVSLAKETGLINAVHFNLRYYPMVRQMKVMREKGELGEVYSVMGSYLQDWLIHKTDYSWRLDPKQSGGSRVVADIGSHLLDMTEYVTGLKVTAVMADFSIVHPTRLKPLKAVESFSGKALDPSDYEEYEVTSEDYATIMLRFDNGRTGSIVVSQVNAGRKNRLNIEISGSKSNFEFNAEKPNELWIGKRDSANSILMKDPALVDAGARSLVSFPGGHQEGFPDTSKQLFKEVYAAIREGKQPESPTFPTFADGLRELIIGDAIVESNANEAWVKI, encoded by the coding sequence ATGTCTCAGACTATTAAAGCTGCTATTGTGGGAACCGGATTTATCGGTCCTGCTCATTTAGAAGCACTTAGAAGAATCCCTAATATCGAGGTAACAGGCCTCGTAGAAGTAAATCAGGAAGTGGCGGATGCAAAAGCCACAGAACTTGGAATCCCAAATGCCTACACGTTTGAAAATATGCTGAAGGATGACAGCATTGATGTAGTGCATATTTGTACACCTAATTTTCTACATTTCCCTCAGGCAAAAGCATGTTTGCTAGCCGGTAAGCACGTCGTCTGCGAAAAGCCTTTGTCAGTTACTGTGGAAGAGGCTGAAGAACTCGTTTCCTTGGCCAAGGAAACAGGATTGATCAATGCCGTTCACTTTAATCTCCGTTATTATCCTATGGTTCGCCAGATGAAAGTAATGCGTGAAAAAGGCGAATTGGGAGAAGTTTATTCTGTGATGGGCTCTTACCTGCAGGATTGGCTTATCCACAAGACCGACTACAGCTGGAGATTGGATCCTAAGCAATCCGGAGGATCAAGAGTGGTTGCAGACATCGGTTCTCACCTGTTGGATATGACTGAATATGTGACAGGATTGAAAGTCACTGCGGTAATGGCTGATTTCTCCATAGTTCATCCCACCCGTCTAAAGCCATTGAAAGCAGTTGAATCCTTCTCCGGCAAAGCGCTTGATCCGTCGGATTACGAAGAATATGAAGTAACATCTGAAGATTACGCTACTATAATGCTTCGCTTTGATAATGGCCGAACAGGCTCTATCGTGGTAAGCCAAGTGAATGCAGGACGCAAAAACCGTTTGAACATCGAGATCTCAGGTTCGAAGTCCAATTTTGAGTTCAATGCGGAGAAGCCAAACGAACTTTGGATAGGAAAAAGAGACTCTGCCAATTCTATCTTGATGAAAGATCCTGCTTTGGTAGATGCAGGAGCACGTTCATTGGTAAGTTTTCCGGGAGGCCACCAAGAAGGTTTTCCGGATACTTCCAAGCAACTTTTCAAAGAAGTGTATGCAGCGATAAGAGAAGGCAAGCAGCCTGAGTCCCCTACGTTCCCAACTTTCGCTGACGGCTTGAGAGAGCTTATCATTGGTGATGCGATTGTAGAAAGTAATGCAAACGAAGCTTGGGTGAAGATTTAA
- a CDS encoding DUF2911 domain-containing protein has product MNLKKNLLAFALLAFVGFAANAQEKASPAKTAEGMVGDAKITINYSSPAVKGRTIWGELVPMGEVWRAGANEATTFTTTKDITVQGEKLPAGTYGFFVIPSETGQSTFIFNKVSKQWGAFDYDSSEDVLRVDVPSGENSTLEERLVYEVKPDSFEIRWEYGKASAKLSN; this is encoded by the coding sequence ATGAACTTGAAAAAGAACCTTTTAGCCTTTGCCCTACTTGCATTTGTAGGCTTTGCCGCTAATGCACAAGAGAAAGCCAGCCCAGCCAAAACCGCAGAAGGAATGGTAGGCGATGCCAAAATCACGATTAACTACAGTAGTCCCGCGGTAAAAGGACGTACTATTTGGGGAGAGTTGGTTCCTATGGGAGAGGTATGGAGAGCAGGTGCCAATGAGGCAACTACCTTCACCACGACCAAAGATATCACTGTACAAGGAGAGAAGCTTCCTGCAGGTACTTACGGTTTCTTTGTTATCCCAAGTGAAACAGGACAGTCTACCTTTATTTTCAACAAAGTCTCCAAGCAATGGGGAGCCTTTGACTACGATTCAAGTGAAGATGTTCTAAGAGTTGATGTTCCTTCAGGAGAGAATTCCACTTTGGAAGAGCGTTTGGTATACGAAGTTAAACCGGACAGCTTTGAAATAAGATGGGAATATGGGAAAGCTTCCGCTAAGCTGAGTAATTAA
- a CDS encoding glycoside hydrolase family 18 protein, with product MKPNFSLLLQLLILVFAAGCTSNSNELSQESEDVLHSNPVIMAYYVPERNFKPEEIPVEKLTHIIFSFTHVIDGEMKFRNPEVVGPMLEALVVQKARNPDLKVMIACGGWGADGFSDMALTEESRTKFIKSAGEFIEAYKLDGMDMDWEYPGISGDGTMARPEDTQNFTALMKGLREMLDTFDSHKVLTFASAGWKRYYDFIEVNEVMKYADYTNVMTYDQVSGVSIYTGHHTPLGDVSSEDIEGTPFRDHLDSLYRSGENLDPDPRSAEKIVDFLIEEGVDPKQIVIGAAFYGRVWKGVPPVNNGLYQLSNGLHIGWMAYHQIRDKYEQDSSFHRFWDEKAKAPYMYNFTDSLLVSYDDTVSVAIKTKYTKDKGIGGIMFWELGNDTKEQGSLLDAIYKAAQ from the coding sequence TTGAAACCTAACTTCTCTTTATTACTTCAACTTCTAATTTTAGTTTTTGCGGCAGGCTGTACCTCAAATAGTAATGAACTATCCCAAGAATCAGAAGATGTACTACATTCAAATCCTGTGATCATGGCTTATTATGTGCCAGAACGGAATTTTAAGCCAGAAGAAATACCCGTAGAAAAGCTTACCCACATTATATTCTCATTCACTCATGTAATCGATGGTGAAATGAAATTCAGAAACCCGGAAGTAGTTGGGCCAATGTTGGAGGCACTTGTCGTGCAAAAAGCACGGAATCCTGACCTAAAAGTAATGATTGCATGTGGTGGATGGGGAGCAGATGGCTTTTCGGATATGGCACTGACGGAAGAAAGCCGTACTAAATTTATCAAAAGTGCAGGGGAATTCATCGAAGCCTATAAGCTTGACGGCATGGATATGGACTGGGAATATCCCGGCATATCAGGTGACGGTACTATGGCAAGGCCGGAAGATACACAGAATTTCACTGCGCTGATGAAAGGATTGCGTGAGATGTTGGACACATTCGATTCCCACAAAGTTCTGACTTTTGCTTCTGCCGGCTGGAAGCGGTACTATGATTTTATCGAAGTGAATGAGGTGATGAAATATGCAGACTACACCAATGTAATGACTTACGATCAGGTTTCCGGTGTATCGATTTATACAGGTCATCATACACCTTTAGGGGATGTGAGTAGTGAAGATATTGAGGGGACACCTTTTCGTGATCATCTAGATAGCTTGTATCGGTCAGGTGAGAATTTGGATCCTGACCCACGGTCTGCTGAGAAAATCGTAGACTTTCTGATCGAAGAGGGGGTTGATCCTAAGCAGATCGTGATCGGTGCAGCTTTTTACGGCAGAGTCTGGAAAGGCGTACCTCCCGTAAACAATGGCTTGTACCAGCTTAGCAATGGTTTGCACATTGGGTGGATGGCCTATCATCAAATTCGGGACAAGTATGAGCAGGATTCTAGTTTTCACAGGTTCTGGGATGAGAAAGCCAAAGCGCCATACATGTACAATTTTACCGATAGCTTATTGGTGTCATACGATGACACGGTTTCCGTAGCAATCAAAACAAAATATACGAAAGACAAAGGAATAGGAGGCATTATGTTTTGGGAACTGGGCAATGATACCAAGGAGCAAGGAAGTTTGCTTGATGCCATTTATAAGGCTGCACAGTAA
- the araD1 gene encoding AraD1 family protein has protein sequence MINNIRLVQLIHPSYGRSIAMVKEPELVFLKGHGSIYELALSALENSQKLKELILASLTAETLDYSAVYDGTSEWKLLPSFDHPESPFLCMVSGTGLTHHNSALNRQMMHGQLEEKPTDSLKMYEMGVRGGSPTPGEKGVQPEWFYKGNGEVLRAHGQSLAVPYYANDGGEEPEIAGLYVIDKMGKPWRIGLSTGNEFSDHIMEKTNYLYLAPSKIRNCSIGPEAVIDADFESYSGEVTISRDGREVWSSAINTGQKNMCHNLENLEFHHFKYESHRIPLQAHVHFFGADAFSFGSKIHLENGDKMTVEWKGMGRALENYVNVMDPSEQNPPVIGQL, from the coding sequence ATGATAAATAATATAAGACTTGTTCAGCTGATTCATCCCAGCTATGGCCGTAGTATTGCCATGGTGAAAGAACCGGAATTGGTATTTTTAAAAGGGCATGGCTCTATTTACGAACTTGCACTAAGCGCATTGGAGAATAGTCAGAAACTAAAGGAACTGATTCTAGCCAGCTTGACAGCCGAAACGTTGGATTACTCCGCAGTATATGACGGTACAAGTGAATGGAAGTTGCTTCCTTCTTTCGATCACCCGGAGTCTCCATTTCTGTGTATGGTATCCGGTACCGGGCTGACGCATCATAATAGTGCCTTGAATAGACAAATGATGCACGGGCAGCTGGAAGAAAAACCTACAGATAGTCTGAAAATGTATGAAATGGGAGTGAGGGGAGGATCACCGACACCTGGGGAAAAGGGGGTTCAACCGGAATGGTTTTATAAAGGTAATGGTGAGGTATTAAGAGCTCATGGACAATCGCTTGCTGTGCCTTATTATGCCAATGACGGTGGGGAGGAGCCCGAGATTGCGGGCTTGTACGTAATTGATAAAATGGGCAAACCTTGGAGGATTGGTTTGAGTACAGGGAATGAATTTTCCGACCACATCATGGAGAAAACCAACTACCTCTATCTGGCACCATCAAAAATAAGGAATTGCTCCATAGGTCCGGAAGCCGTGATTGATGCGGATTTCGAAAGCTATTCGGGTGAAGTTACCATCTCCCGAGATGGCCGGGAAGTTTGGAGCTCTGCCATAAACACCGGTCAAAAAAATATGTGCCACAACTTGGAGAACCTGGAATTTCATCATTTTAAATACGAGTCCCATAGAATACCTCTTCAGGCGCATGTTCATTTTTTTGGAGCAGATGCTTTTAGCTTTGGAAGTAAAATCCACTTGGAAAATGGGGATAAAATGACCGTGGAGTGGAAAGGAATGGGACGGGCATTGGAGAATTATGTAAACGTAATGGATCCAAGTGAACAAAATCCTCCCGTCATAGGTCAGTTGTGA
- a CDS encoding family 43 glycosylhydrolase, whose product MTLSVHAQRASDDSKGFVAHDPVMIKQDSLYYLFMTHGGIAKSSDMKNWTRIDPAPRNLEWVTQDMVPGYRGGFWAPDIQYYNGLYYLYYSPSAFGKNTSAIGVMTNKTLHQDDTDYKWEDQGMILQSIPGRDFWNAIDANVLFVEENSGETVGWLSFGSFWGGLKLVKLAPDMMSLAEPQEWYGIAQQERSFGRPDHNGGNGAIEAPFIYHRDGYFYLFASIDYCCRGLESTYKTIVGRSKDVRGPYLDKSETAMFAGGGELIAGETDNYAGIGHCSVYDFDGKAYFVAHGYDKQDNGRSKLIINEIQWDVDGWPSIEF is encoded by the coding sequence ATGACACTATCAGTTCACGCTCAGCGTGCATCGGATGACTCTAAGGGATTTGTGGCCCATGACCCTGTAATGATCAAGCAGGATAGCTTGTATTATCTTTTTATGACACATGGGGGAATAGCTAAAAGTTCTGATATGAAGAATTGGACGAGAATAGACCCCGCTCCCCGAAACTTGGAATGGGTAACTCAGGATATGGTGCCAGGATATAGAGGAGGTTTTTGGGCTCCTGATATCCAATATTATAACGGGTTATATTATCTATATTATTCTCCATCTGCTTTTGGAAAAAACACCTCTGCCATCGGAGTGATGACTAATAAAACGCTGCATCAAGATGACACGGATTACAAATGGGAGGATCAGGGCATGATTTTACAGTCTATCCCCGGACGGGATTTTTGGAATGCTATCGACGCCAATGTGCTATTTGTAGAGGAGAATTCAGGAGAAACCGTAGGTTGGTTATCTTTTGGATCCTTTTGGGGAGGATTGAAATTGGTCAAACTAGCTCCGGATATGATGTCCTTGGCAGAGCCGCAGGAATGGTATGGTATTGCACAACAAGAACGAAGTTTTGGAAGGCCTGACCATAATGGCGGAAATGGAGCCATTGAAGCACCGTTCATTTATCACAGAGATGGTTATTTCTACCTATTTGCCTCTATAGATTACTGCTGCCGTGGATTGGAAAGTACCTATAAAACAATTGTGGGAAGATCTAAAGATGTTCGAGGCCCTTATTTGGATAAGAGTGAAACTGCAATGTTTGCAGGGGGCGGTGAATTGATCGCCGGTGAAACGGATAACTATGCAGGAATAGGCCATTGCTCTGTATATGATTTTGATGGAAAGGCTTATTTTGTAGCACATGGATATGACAAGCAAGATAATGGGCGTTCGAAACTTATTATTAATGAAATCCAATGGGATGTAGATGGTTGGCCATCAATAGAGTTTTGA
- a CDS encoding tetratricopeptide repeat protein: MKTSTLAIITLIISSSLWSCSEDKTSAGDAYFNKGEYDEATVEYSKDLKFRPTDVRMLYNRGRAYEEQGKYEEAKADFEKAMEIEPNNFQVLLSLANVHYNQKNYTNALLYADQAAEIPGAPAMASFMKGRALHQIGKPDEALKAYGNAISVDKEFGQAYFNRGLLKIAMKSKVRSACEDFQLASALDYPGADDAVAKYCK; encoded by the coding sequence ATGAAAACGAGTACACTGGCGATTATAACTTTAATTATTTCATCCTCGCTTTGGTCCTGTTCAGAAGACAAGACCAGTGCCGGCGATGCCTATTTCAATAAAGGGGAATATGACGAGGCGACGGTTGAATATTCAAAAGATTTAAAGTTCAGACCAACTGATGTTCGTATGCTTTACAATAGAGGAAGAGCATACGAGGAGCAGGGGAAATACGAAGAGGCAAAAGCTGATTTTGAAAAAGCAATGGAAATAGAACCGAATAATTTTCAGGTGCTTCTTAGTCTGGCAAATGTTCATTACAATCAAAAGAACTACACCAATGCGTTACTCTACGCGGATCAGGCAGCAGAAATTCCAGGAGCACCGGCCATGGCTTCTTTTATGAAGGGCAGGGCTCTTCACCAAATTGGAAAGCCTGATGAAGCCTTGAAGGCTTACGGAAATGCAATTTCGGTGGATAAGGAATTTGGGCAAGCCTATTTCAACAGAGGGTTGTTGAAAATCGCCATGAAAAGCAAGGTGAGAAGTGCCTGCGAGGATTTTCAGCTTGCTTCGGCTTTGGATTATCCCGGAGCGGACGATGCAGTAGCCAAATACTGTAAGTAA
- a CDS encoding 2,3,4,5-tetrahydropyridine-2,6-dicarboxylate N-succinyltransferase, protein MELKTIIEKAWDNRELLKEETTQQAIRAVIEDLDAGVIRVAEPTGDGNWKVNDWVKKAVILYFPIQKMETIEVGPFEFHDKMALKTNYAEKGVRVVPHAVARYGAYLASGVVMMPSYVNIGAYVDGGTMVDTWATVGSCAQIGKNVHLSGGVGIGGVLEPIQAAPVIIEDGAFIGSRAIIVEGVRIGKEAVIGAGVTLTASSKIIDVTGSEPVEYKGYVPERSVVIPGSIAKNFNAGTFQVPCALIIGQRKASTDLKTSLNDALRDNSVAV, encoded by the coding sequence ATGGAACTGAAAACCATCATCGAAAAGGCCTGGGACAACCGGGAATTATTAAAAGAAGAAACAACACAACAAGCAATCAGAGCCGTTATTGAGGATCTGGATGCAGGCGTAATACGTGTGGCTGAGCCTACTGGGGATGGCAACTGGAAAGTAAATGACTGGGTAAAAAAGGCAGTAATTCTATATTTCCCTATCCAAAAAATGGAAACAATCGAAGTTGGACCTTTCGAATTTCATGATAAAATGGCTCTTAAAACCAACTACGCTGAAAAAGGAGTACGTGTAGTCCCTCATGCAGTGGCCCGCTATGGTGCATATCTTGCAAGTGGAGTGGTGATGATGCCAAGTTATGTTAATATTGGTGCGTATGTGGACGGTGGCACGATGGTTGACACCTGGGCTACTGTCGGTTCTTGTGCGCAGATCGGAAAAAATGTTCATTTGAGCGGCGGAGTAGGAATCGGCGGCGTGTTAGAACCTATCCAGGCAGCACCGGTGATTATAGAAGACGGCGCATTTATTGGTTCCAGAGCTATCATAGTAGAAGGTGTACGGATCGGTAAAGAAGCTGTAATCGGAGCTGGTGTTACATTGACTGCAAGTTCTAAAATCATAGATGTGACAGGATCAGAGCCTGTAGAATACAAAGGATATGTACCTGAGCGTTCTGTGGTAATTCCGGGGTCGATCGCCAAAAACTTCAACGCAGGCACTTTCCAAGTTCCCTGTGCTTTGATCATCGGTCAAAGGAAAGCTTCCACAGACCTTAAAACATCTCTAAATGACGCGCTCAGAGATAATAGTGTAGCAGTCTAA
- a CDS encoding metal-dependent transcriptional regulator: MVLTTAEENYLKAIYHLSEGATKSVSTNDVAAEMKTKPASVSDMLRKLGDKEVIEYRKYYGVNITEEGKKRALQTIRKHRLWEVFLVDKLQFAWDEVHEVAEELEHIQSPLLIQRLDAYLNYPKFDPHGDPIPDEYGDVRARPRLALNEMEVDQSGQIVAVKDSSAAFLKYLDKVGAYIGARIKILDKVEFDGSMEILVDQKKTLFMSKDVAANILAIQS; the protein is encoded by the coding sequence ATGGTCTTAACCACTGCTGAGGAGAATTACCTGAAAGCCATCTATCACCTTTCGGAAGGAGCAACGAAAAGCGTATCCACAAACGACGTAGCCGCCGAGATGAAAACCAAGCCTGCTTCCGTCTCGGATATGCTCCGAAAACTGGGTGACAAGGAGGTGATAGAATACCGGAAATATTACGGAGTCAACATCACTGAAGAAGGAAAAAAGAGAGCGCTTCAAACAATCAGAAAGCACAGGCTCTGGGAAGTCTTTTTGGTGGACAAACTACAGTTTGCCTGGGATGAAGTTCATGAGGTGGCAGAGGAGCTGGAACACATCCAATCCCCTCTCCTAATTCAGCGACTGGACGCTTACTTAAACTATCCAAAATTTGATCCGCATGGCGATCCAATACCGGATGAATATGGAGATGTGAGGGCTAGACCAAGGCTTGCACTGAATGAAATGGAAGTGGATCAGTCCGGGCAGATTGTAGCCGTAAAAGACAGCTCGGCGGCCTTCCTAAAATACCTGGATAAAGTAGGTGCTTACATCGGAGCGAGAATCAAAATTTTGGACAAAGTGGAGTTTGACGGTTCCATGGAAATTCTTGTAGATCAAAAAAAAACGCTCTTTATGTCGAAGGACGTAGCAGCAAATATTTTGGCAATTCAGTCATGA
- a CDS encoding metal ABC transporter solute-binding protein, Zn/Mn family, with protein sequence MKNTVVLLPILLLFFGCKFDNPKERARPLIVATTSILADGIRNLVGENAEVVSLMPAGVDPHLYKASVRDLDLLQNADLVIYHGLFLEGKMTEIFEKLAFSQSLINVSEDIPDNLLLRSGPEAHSVDPHIWFDVSLWSLALSHASEEIVKWQPGWKSTVNKNTESYLSQLETLHNDNLAKVAALRNANQALITAHDAFSYFGKAYDLEVLGLQGLSTLSEPGLRDLTGLVSFIVERNIHAVFAEQTISPKAIEAVVAGCANQNHEIKLAGPLYTDSLGAADSSAGTYIGMVSTNVQVIFESLTQ encoded by the coding sequence GTGAAAAACACCGTTGTCCTACTTCCTATTTTACTTCTTTTCTTTGGATGCAAATTTGACAATCCTAAAGAAAGAGCGAGACCACTGATCGTAGCCACCACCAGTATTCTAGCGGATGGAATCAGAAACCTTGTGGGCGAAAACGCAGAAGTGGTTTCTCTTATGCCTGCCGGAGTGGATCCACATTTGTACAAAGCTTCCGTGCGGGATTTGGATTTACTCCAAAATGCAGACCTAGTCATTTATCACGGGCTTTTTCTGGAAGGGAAAATGACGGAGATTTTCGAGAAGCTGGCATTCAGCCAAAGCCTGATCAATGTCTCAGAAGACATTCCCGATAATTTACTTTTAAGATCCGGACCGGAAGCCCACTCCGTAGATCCACACATCTGGTTTGATGTTTCACTATGGTCTCTGGCACTGTCCCACGCTTCAGAAGAAATTGTAAAATGGCAGCCTGGCTGGAAGTCAACGGTAAATAAGAATACCGAGTCTTACCTCTCACAACTGGAAACATTACATAATGACAATCTCGCCAAAGTTGCTGCACTTCGCAACGCCAATCAAGCGCTGATCACCGCACATGATGCATTCTCCTATTTTGGCAAAGCGTATGATTTGGAAGTTCTCGGGCTCCAAGGCCTATCCACACTGAGTGAACCGGGACTGAGAGATTTGACCGGGCTGGTGAGTTTCATCGTAGAGCGGAATATTCACGCTGTATTCGCTGAGCAGACTATTTCCCCCAAGGCAATAGAAGCGGTGGTTGCAGGCTGCGCCAATCAAAACCATGAAATCAAATTGGCAGGACCACTGTATACAGATAGTTTGGGCGCGGCGGACTCTTCGGCCGGCACTTATATAGGAATGGTAAGTACCAATGTTCAAGTAATTTTCGAAAGCCTAACGCAATGA
- a CDS encoding metal ABC transporter ATP-binding protein, giving the protein MITHVESPILEIHDLTVSYDQSPVLWNVDLSLPAGKLIGILGPNGAGKSTLIKAIMGLVPITGGYVKIFDRELNDVRSRISYVPQRESVDWNFPASVLDVVMMGTYGKLGIFRRPGKKEKKIAMDCLEKVGMQSFEKRQISELSGGQQQRVFIARALAQEADLYLMDEPFAGVDMATETAIFQLLQEMTSAGKTVIVVHHDIHSAMNYFDWIIMLNLHLVASGPKADVMTEELLRKTYGGKLNLLTKVTDIIRQKDFNPLKN; this is encoded by the coding sequence ATGATCACACACGTAGAATCCCCTATTTTAGAAATACATGATCTGACTGTCAGTTATGATCAAAGCCCTGTTTTATGGAACGTGGACCTGAGCTTGCCTGCGGGAAAGCTTATTGGAATTCTCGGTCCCAACGGTGCGGGAAAGTCCACCCTGATCAAAGCAATCATGGGACTTGTTCCGATCACAGGTGGATATGTCAAGATTTTTGACCGGGAGTTAAACGATGTGAGAAGCCGCATCAGCTATGTGCCCCAGCGAGAATCAGTAGACTGGAATTTCCCTGCTTCCGTATTGGATGTGGTGATGATGGGGACTTATGGAAAACTCGGGATTTTTCGCAGACCGGGCAAGAAAGAAAAGAAAATCGCCATGGATTGCCTGGAAAAAGTTGGGATGCAATCCTTCGAAAAGAGGCAAATCTCCGAACTTTCCGGCGGTCAGCAGCAACGGGTATTTATAGCAAGAGCACTTGCCCAGGAAGCAGATCTATATCTGATGGACGAACCTTTCGCAGGAGTGGACATGGCTACAGAAACGGCCATTTTCCAGCTCCTTCAAGAAATGACATCGGCCGGAAAAACAGTGATCGTAGTACACCATGATATACATTCTGCTATGAATTACTTTGACTGGATCATTATGCTAAATCTTCACTTAGTGGCATCCGGCCCGAAAGCCGATGTGATGACGGAAGAACTCCTACGTAAAACGTACGGAGGAAAACTCAACCTGCTCACCAAAGTCACTGACATCATTAGACAAAAGGACTTTAACCCATTGAAAAACTGA
- a CDS encoding iron chelate uptake ABC transporter family permease subunit: MSDFVYFFTFQDASIAFVVIGIILLGIGSAYVGTYSFLDKKALLGDAISHAVLPGICLGFMLAGEKNPIYIVAGAFLSGALATFLTSWLKSNTRLSDDAIIASILSIFFGFGIVLLTVIQKSGNPEMAGLNQFIFGNAIAILEEDLYIYGGLAILIIITLSAFRKEFSMLVFNADFGKSIGYPMGSIRLAFNVLMILAVVIGIQAIGVVLMAALLIAPGAAARFWTDNLGKLLLIAGSFSAISGILGTYVSFVIPQMPTGPWVVIFLSIFAFVSFLFAPKKGVLFRFVARKHYLKKTHQDHLLKGIFHGLEDGKNSFGIEEIYEAFPYKKRETKHTIDNLIKRNLLVVNQGFIQFTPEGKSEAKRIVRLHRLWELYLNEYMNIAPDHVHDSAEKLEHILTPELEALLENRLNYPKLDPHQETIPRDTDEL, translated from the coding sequence ATGAGCGATTTTGTCTATTTCTTTACCTTTCAGGATGCTTCAATCGCCTTTGTGGTCATTGGAATCATATTGCTCGGAATAGGCTCGGCATATGTGGGAACATACAGTTTTCTTGACAAGAAAGCCCTGCTCGGAGACGCTATTTCCCATGCCGTGCTCCCCGGGATTTGCCTAGGCTTTATGCTGGCAGGCGAAAAAAATCCTATTTACATCGTCGCCGGTGCATTTTTATCAGGTGCACTTGCCACATTTCTCACCTCCTGGCTGAAGAGCAACACGAGGTTAAGTGATGATGCGATTATTGCCTCTATCCTTTCCATATTCTTTGGCTTTGGGATAGTCCTGCTCACCGTCATTCAAAAATCCGGAAACCCGGAAATGGCCGGGCTGAATCAATTTATTTTTGGAAACGCGATAGCTATTCTGGAAGAAGACCTCTATATCTACGGGGGGTTGGCAATACTGATTATTATTACACTTTCTGCCTTCAGGAAAGAATTTTCCATGCTGGTCTTCAATGCTGACTTCGGAAAGTCAATTGGCTACCCTATGGGATCGATCCGGCTGGCCTTCAATGTGCTGATGATTTTGGCCGTGGTGATTGGGATCCAAGCCATCGGTGTGGTGCTAATGGCCGCTTTACTGATCGCCCCCGGAGCCGCCGCAAGATTCTGGACAGATAACCTCGGGAAGCTTCTGCTTATAGCCGGGTCATTTTCGGCTATTTCGGGAATCCTCGGAACCTATGTATCCTTTGTAATTCCACAGATGCCTACAGGTCCTTGGGTAGTAATTTTCCTTTCTATATTTGCGTTTGTCTCATTTCTTTTTGCTCCCAAAAAAGGTGTGCTCTTCCGCTTTGTCGCAAGAAAGCACTACTTGAAAAAGACGCATCAAGACCACTTATTGAAAGGTATATTCCACGGTCTGGAAGATGGCAAAAACTCATTTGGCATAGAAGAAATCTATGAGGCCTTTCCCTACAAAAAGAGAGAGACGAAGCATACAATTGATAATTTAATAAAAAGAAACCTACTTGTTGTAAATCAAGGTTTTATACAATTCACTCCTGAGGGAAAATCAGAAGCTAAACGAATTGTCCGACTTCATAGGCTATGGGAACTTTACCTCAATGAGTACATGAATATTGCACCTGATCACGTGCATGATTCTGCCGAAAAACTGGAACATATCCTCACTCCTGAACTCGAAGCTTTGCTGGAGAACAGGCTAAATTATCCTAAACTCGATCCTCACCAGGAGACTATCCCCCGCGACACCGATGAGCTTTGA